A part of Astyanax mexicanus isolate ESR-SI-001 chromosome 2, AstMex3_surface, whole genome shotgun sequence genomic DNA contains:
- the ssbp1 gene encoding single-stranded DNA-binding protein, mitochondrial: protein MLCRVSAHLFRQLARKQSTDASLILERSINRVQLLGRVGQDPVMRQVEGRNPVTIFSVATNEMWRSGEGESMSTGDVSQKTTWHRISVFKPGLRDVAYQYVKKGSRILVEGKLDYGEYVDKNNVRRQATTIIADNIVFLSDNVRDRS, encoded by the exons ATGCTTTGCAGAGTGTCAGCCCAT TTATTTAGACAGCTTGCCAGAAAACAGTCCACAGATGCCAGCCTCATTCTTGAAAGAT CAATAAACCGAGTGCAGCTGCTGGGTCGAGTGGGACAGGACCCTGTTATGAGACAGGTAGAGGGTAGAAACCCAGTTACCATCTTTTCTGTGGCAACTAATGAAATGTGGCGCTCTGGTGAGGGAGAGTCTATGAGTACAG GCGATGTCAGTCAGAAGACAACATGGCACAGAATTTCTGTGTTCAAGCCGGGTTTAAGAGATGTGGCCTATCAGTATGTGAAAAAAGG GTCTCGAATTCTTGTTGAGGGGAAGCTGGACTATGGGGAGTATGTGGATAAAAACAACGTAAGGCGGCAGGCCACCACTATAATTGCAG ATAACATTGTCTTCTTAAGTGACAATGTACGGGACAGATCCTGA